One region of Salvia miltiorrhiza cultivar Shanhuang (shh) chromosome 3, IMPLAD_Smil_shh, whole genome shotgun sequence genomic DNA includes:
- the LOC131016243 gene encoding protein TIME FOR COFFEE isoform X1 produces the protein MERNRDLRRATVSAANGLPRRRQRITTLRDSTEQDRQMELQETVRLGDREQLQKKDREREFPKRRRIDRSAAQQRSDGGESCRENESTDSSDEEYYEEEEEMRIHQHNRVNQFSPTSSSLSNNRRGLRTLRSSPVLRAAADEMFGVPVPRRARSSSAKRLQEYCNLGSGGFGEDLSHRRFSPSPAAVNLIGSGDSMKKKMKSSERRAPIQNPNHSTIQDDIEIEVAEALFDLMKQSQSQSQSQSQSQSSQRQEKLDRDRLNTAGDELKISKADGGKDENNAFSVQNEPSVKVNAGTDLGDSMKELKKEGRVEKERFPDDPAQELVSGDGFVNKVKVGSPKESESPSCVKVNACDIQDPTLTKAHYDAIIVEAKKETKLEIDLMSSPLPSSPEREGLVDMGTDHGVMAQAGRKKSEVAAKNGRLAVPSGMQGEKIGAVNSDQRSNLDVEKNSHQQQGRKENKNQSPTSLLPFPIGMSSWPGVLPHPGFMPPVQAMPINGIAKSSLIMQPPQFKFSQPRPKRCATHQYLAQSIHYHQQLIKKSLSTGPTGLCGSKSPSLKYTSPAQNFIPANPFLGEFQGGQNLATSSVGGGKDKSSDAAVALNASSTKSSFQQASHPVSTSSFLHGHGFLLPFGHHQTTMMAPTNSSGSPQSATSASNATLLSTSAGRLPVNFPLPNASTALSLNHPMFPSNEASPYMTILQNNGCSIPISTNISMPPFKGGSRSMPFFNSSLYPSPPFNQQQFTTSHASAQSASQNTNLSSQRQPQSNAKTSENKFPTSVTANLQSEKPSYSSSKSDAEINWKNGFVSHSAKPSNSPQPMNYATFQPGPVGGAAAGNKQIDPPQQGSKGRVELIPQAYAFSFGSNASATPVLNFSSMAQSTGMFQMLPDMSMNANQKNFQTSEVKSVASGGQSFNYSRSDCSEISALSTMGPPKFDGLARNMNFLPSSLSGSQTFQTSSGVSAPNFQQHQLIQVQDHHMHQMHLGRTGQVKSSTPHDIHGSFPMLAPNEAPSFHAKWENFPRSAAPESATSNIPQLKYSQGQTHISFGNGPFQGHHQFVMKSESSMSRNASSVGSTTPPLASQEGEGQKSSSPACRRNVPSILSTCPSQLPELKY, from the exons ATGGAGAGGAACAGAGATTTACGAAGAGCGACTGTCTCGGCCGCGAACGGTTTGCCGAGAAGACGGCAAAGGATTACTACTCTCAGAGACTCAACCG AGCAGGATAGACAGATGGAATTGCAGGAAACAGTGAGGTTAGGAGATCGAGAGCAGTTACAGAAGAAGGACCGGGAACGAGAGTTTCCTAAGAGAAGAAGAATCGATAGGTCTGCGGCGCAGCAGAGAAGTGATGGCGGTGAGAGTTGCAGAGAGAACGAGAGTACGGATTCGAGTGACGAAGAGTACtatgaggaggaagaggagatGAGGATTCATCAGCATAATAGGGTAAATCAATTCTCGCCAACGTCTTCTTCTCTGTCAAATAATCGCCGGGGCCTCCGCACACTCCGGTCATCGCCGGTTCTGAGAGCCGCCGCCGATGAAATGTTCGGTGTTCCCGTACCGCGAAGAGCTCGCTCTT cTTCGGCGAAGAGGTTGCAAGAGTACTGCAATTTAGGCAGTGGAGGCTTTGGCGAGGACTTGAGCCATCGGAGATTTTCGCCGTCGCCTGCGGCGGTGAATCTGATTGGTTCTGGTGACTcaatgaagaagaagatg AAATCTTCAGAGCGAAGAGCGCCGATTCAAAATCCCAATCATTCGACGATTCAAGATGATATTGAGATCGAGGTTGCTGAAGCGCTGTTCGATCTGATGAAACAATCTCAATCGCAATCCCAATCCCAATCCCAATCCCAATCTTCGCAAAGACAAGAAAAGCTTGACAGAGATAGATTGAACACAGCTGGCGACG AGTTAAAGATATCAAAAGCTGATGGTGGCAAAGATGAGAATAATGCCTTTTCAGTTCAAAATGAGCCATCAGTAAAAGTGAATGCTGGAACAGATTTGGGCGACTCGATGAAAGAGCTAAAGAAAGAAGGAAGggttgagaaagagagatttcCGGATGACCCAGCTCAAGAATTAGTGAGTGGAGATGGGTTTGTGAATAAAGTTAAAGTGGGGTCTCCAAAAGAAAGCGAATCGCCATCATGTGTTAAAGTAAATGCTTGTGATATTCAGGATCCGACATTGACAAAAGC GCATTATGACGCAATTATTGTTGAGGCTAAGAAGGAAACTAAGCTGGAGATTGATTTGATG TCATCTCCCTTGCCGTCTTCGCCGGAGAGAGAGGGATTGGTCGATATGGGGACTGATCATGGCGTGATGGCTCAAGCTGGTCGAAAG AAGAGCGAGGTTGCTGCTAAGAATGGTCGCTTGGCAGTTCCATCTGGAATGCAGGGAGAGAAGATTGGAGCTGTTAATAGCGATCAACGATCAAACCTTGATGTTGAGAAGAATAGCCATCAGCAGCAAGGTCGGAAGGAGAATAAAAATCAAT CACCAACTTCCTTGTTGCCTTTCCCTATTGGTATGAGTAGCTGGCCTGGTGTTCTTCCTCATCCAGG ATTTATGCCGCCTGTGCAAGCTATGCCTATAAATGGAATCGCAAAATCTTCATTGATAATGCAG CCCCCTCAATTTAAATTCTCCCAGCCTCGACCAAAGAGATGCGCCACACATCAATACCTCGCGCAAAGCATCCATTACCACCAGCAGCTCATCAAGAAGTCTCTATCAACTGGTCCCACTGGTTTGTGTGGAAGCAAGTCACCGAGCCTAAAATATACAtcaccggcacaaaatttcatCCCCGCAAACCCATTTCTCGGAGAGTTTCAAGGAGGGCAGAATTTAGCAACTAGTTCTGTTGGAGGTGGAAAAGATAAGAGCTCCGATGCTGCTGTGGCTTTAAATGCCTCAAGCACTAAGTCTTCTTTTCAACAAGCTTCACACCCAGTCTCAACTTCTAGTTTCTTG CATGGCCACGGTTTTCTATTGCCTTTTGGGCACCATCAAACAACAATGATGGCACCAACTAATTCTTCTGGGTCTCCTCAATCTGCAACCTCAGCTTCAAATGCAACTTTGCTGTCTACTTCAGCTGGGCGGCTTCCGGTCAACTTTCCTTTACCTAATGCATCAACTGCTTTGAGTTTGAACCATCCTATGTTTCCTTCAAATGAAGCTTCCCCATACATGACCATACTACAGAACAATGGTTGCTCGATCCCTATTTCAACAAACATTTCTATGCCTCCCTTTAAAGGAGGATCACGCTCAATGCCCTTCTTTAACTCTTCTTTGTATCCGTCCCCACCATTTAATCAGCAGCAGTTCACCACTTCTCATGCTTCAGCCCAGTCAGCTTCTCAAAATACCAACTTGTCATCACAAAGACAACCACAGTCCAATGCTAAAACCAGTGAGAATAAATTCCCTACTTCAGTAACTGCAAATCTGCAGTCAGAGAAGCCTTCCTACTCATCCAGCAAGTCTGATGCTGAGATTAATTGGAAAAATGGCTTTGTGTCTCACTCAGCAAAACCTAGTAATTCACCACAACCAATGAACTATGCAACGTTTCAACCTGGACCGGTTGGTGGTGCTGCTGCTGGTAATAAGCAAATTGATCCTCCTCAACAGGGTTCCAAGGGTAGAGTCGAGCTGATTCCTCAGGCATATGCTTTCTCTTTTGGTTCAAATGCTTCTGCAACCCCAGTGCTCAACTTCTCATCCATGGCGCAGAGCACCGGTATGTTTCAGATGCTTCCTGACATGTCTATGAATGCTAACCAGAAGAATTTCCAGACGTCCGAAGTGAAGTCTGTAGCCAGCGGTGGTCAATCTTTTAACTACTCGAGATCAGATTGCTCAGAGATATCAGCCCTCTCCACCATGGGACCTCCCAAGTTTGATGGTTTAGCTCGAAATATGAATTTTCTTCCATCCTCCCTCAGCGGCAGCCAAACATTTCAGACGTCGTCTGGTGTTTCTGCCCCGAATTTTCAGCAGCATCAGCTGATTCAAGTCCAGGATCACCACATGCATCAAATGCATTTAGGGCGAACAGGTCAAGTTAAGTCTTCAACTCCTCACGACATTCATGGCTCTTTCCCTATGTTAGCGCCAAATGAGGCTCCATCGTTCCACGCCAAATGGGAGAATTTCCCTAGAAGCGCAGCTCCTGAGTCTGCCACCTCAAACATCCCTCAACTCAAATATTCTCAAGGCCAAACTCATATAAGTTTTGGTAATGGTCCATTTCAAGGACACCATCAGTTTGTGATGAAGAGCGAGTCTTCCATGTCAAGAAATGCGTCTTCCGTGGGCTCAACAACTCCACCACTAGCCTCCCAAGAGGGAGAAGGCCAGAAGTCGTCATCCCCTGCTTGCAGACGGAACGTGCCATCGATTCTAAGCACATGTCCCAGCCAACTGCCGGAGCTCAAGTACTGA
- the LOC131016243 gene encoding protein TIME FOR COFFEE isoform X2: MERNRDLRRATVSAANGLPRRRQRITTLRDSTEQDRQMELQETVRLGDREQLQKKDREREFPKRRRIDRSAAQQRSDGGESCRENESTDSSDEEYYEEEEEMRIHQHNRVNQFSPTSSSLSNNRRGLRTLRSSPVLRAAADEMFGVPVPRRARSSSAKRLQEYCNLGSGGFGEDLSHRRFSPSPAAVNLIGSGDSMKKKMKSSERRAPIQNPNHSTIQDDIEIEVAEALFDLMKQSQSQSQSQSQSQSSQRQEKLDRDRLNTAGDELKISKADGGKDENNAFSVQNEPSVKVNAGTDLGDSMKELKKEGRVEKERFPDDPAQELVSGDGFVNKVKVGSPKESESPSCVKVNACDIQDPTLTKAHYDAIIVEAKKETKLEIDLMSSPLPSSPEREGLVDMGTDHGVMAQAGRKKSEVAAKNGRLAVPSGMQGEKIGAVNSDQRSNLDVEKNSHQQQAPTSLLPFPIGMSSWPGVLPHPGFMPPVQAMPINGIAKSSLIMQPPQFKFSQPRPKRCATHQYLAQSIHYHQQLIKKSLSTGPTGLCGSKSPSLKYTSPAQNFIPANPFLGEFQGGQNLATSSVGGGKDKSSDAAVALNASSTKSSFQQASHPVSTSSFLHGHGFLLPFGHHQTTMMAPTNSSGSPQSATSASNATLLSTSAGRLPVNFPLPNASTALSLNHPMFPSNEASPYMTILQNNGCSIPISTNISMPPFKGGSRSMPFFNSSLYPSPPFNQQQFTTSHASAQSASQNTNLSSQRQPQSNAKTSENKFPTSVTANLQSEKPSYSSSKSDAEINWKNGFVSHSAKPSNSPQPMNYATFQPGPVGGAAAGNKQIDPPQQGSKGRVELIPQAYAFSFGSNASATPVLNFSSMAQSTGMFQMLPDMSMNANQKNFQTSEVKSVASGGQSFNYSRSDCSEISALSTMGPPKFDGLARNMNFLPSSLSGSQTFQTSSGVSAPNFQQHQLIQVQDHHMHQMHLGRTGQVKSSTPHDIHGSFPMLAPNEAPSFHAKWENFPRSAAPESATSNIPQLKYSQGQTHISFGNGPFQGHHQFVMKSESSMSRNASSVGSTTPPLASQEGEGQKSSSPACRRNVPSILSTCPSQLPELKY, translated from the exons ATGGAGAGGAACAGAGATTTACGAAGAGCGACTGTCTCGGCCGCGAACGGTTTGCCGAGAAGACGGCAAAGGATTACTACTCTCAGAGACTCAACCG AGCAGGATAGACAGATGGAATTGCAGGAAACAGTGAGGTTAGGAGATCGAGAGCAGTTACAGAAGAAGGACCGGGAACGAGAGTTTCCTAAGAGAAGAAGAATCGATAGGTCTGCGGCGCAGCAGAGAAGTGATGGCGGTGAGAGTTGCAGAGAGAACGAGAGTACGGATTCGAGTGACGAAGAGTACtatgaggaggaagaggagatGAGGATTCATCAGCATAATAGGGTAAATCAATTCTCGCCAACGTCTTCTTCTCTGTCAAATAATCGCCGGGGCCTCCGCACACTCCGGTCATCGCCGGTTCTGAGAGCCGCCGCCGATGAAATGTTCGGTGTTCCCGTACCGCGAAGAGCTCGCTCTT cTTCGGCGAAGAGGTTGCAAGAGTACTGCAATTTAGGCAGTGGAGGCTTTGGCGAGGACTTGAGCCATCGGAGATTTTCGCCGTCGCCTGCGGCGGTGAATCTGATTGGTTCTGGTGACTcaatgaagaagaagatg AAATCTTCAGAGCGAAGAGCGCCGATTCAAAATCCCAATCATTCGACGATTCAAGATGATATTGAGATCGAGGTTGCTGAAGCGCTGTTCGATCTGATGAAACAATCTCAATCGCAATCCCAATCCCAATCCCAATCCCAATCTTCGCAAAGACAAGAAAAGCTTGACAGAGATAGATTGAACACAGCTGGCGACG AGTTAAAGATATCAAAAGCTGATGGTGGCAAAGATGAGAATAATGCCTTTTCAGTTCAAAATGAGCCATCAGTAAAAGTGAATGCTGGAACAGATTTGGGCGACTCGATGAAAGAGCTAAAGAAAGAAGGAAGggttgagaaagagagatttcCGGATGACCCAGCTCAAGAATTAGTGAGTGGAGATGGGTTTGTGAATAAAGTTAAAGTGGGGTCTCCAAAAGAAAGCGAATCGCCATCATGTGTTAAAGTAAATGCTTGTGATATTCAGGATCCGACATTGACAAAAGC GCATTATGACGCAATTATTGTTGAGGCTAAGAAGGAAACTAAGCTGGAGATTGATTTGATG TCATCTCCCTTGCCGTCTTCGCCGGAGAGAGAGGGATTGGTCGATATGGGGACTGATCATGGCGTGATGGCTCAAGCTGGTCGAAAG AAGAGCGAGGTTGCTGCTAAGAATGGTCGCTTGGCAGTTCCATCTGGAATGCAGGGAGAGAAGATTGGAGCTGTTAATAGCGATCAACGATCAAACCTTGATGTTGAGAAGAATAGCCATCAGCAGCAAG CACCAACTTCCTTGTTGCCTTTCCCTATTGGTATGAGTAGCTGGCCTGGTGTTCTTCCTCATCCAGG ATTTATGCCGCCTGTGCAAGCTATGCCTATAAATGGAATCGCAAAATCTTCATTGATAATGCAG CCCCCTCAATTTAAATTCTCCCAGCCTCGACCAAAGAGATGCGCCACACATCAATACCTCGCGCAAAGCATCCATTACCACCAGCAGCTCATCAAGAAGTCTCTATCAACTGGTCCCACTGGTTTGTGTGGAAGCAAGTCACCGAGCCTAAAATATACAtcaccggcacaaaatttcatCCCCGCAAACCCATTTCTCGGAGAGTTTCAAGGAGGGCAGAATTTAGCAACTAGTTCTGTTGGAGGTGGAAAAGATAAGAGCTCCGATGCTGCTGTGGCTTTAAATGCCTCAAGCACTAAGTCTTCTTTTCAACAAGCTTCACACCCAGTCTCAACTTCTAGTTTCTTG CATGGCCACGGTTTTCTATTGCCTTTTGGGCACCATCAAACAACAATGATGGCACCAACTAATTCTTCTGGGTCTCCTCAATCTGCAACCTCAGCTTCAAATGCAACTTTGCTGTCTACTTCAGCTGGGCGGCTTCCGGTCAACTTTCCTTTACCTAATGCATCAACTGCTTTGAGTTTGAACCATCCTATGTTTCCTTCAAATGAAGCTTCCCCATACATGACCATACTACAGAACAATGGTTGCTCGATCCCTATTTCAACAAACATTTCTATGCCTCCCTTTAAAGGAGGATCACGCTCAATGCCCTTCTTTAACTCTTCTTTGTATCCGTCCCCACCATTTAATCAGCAGCAGTTCACCACTTCTCATGCTTCAGCCCAGTCAGCTTCTCAAAATACCAACTTGTCATCACAAAGACAACCACAGTCCAATGCTAAAACCAGTGAGAATAAATTCCCTACTTCAGTAACTGCAAATCTGCAGTCAGAGAAGCCTTCCTACTCATCCAGCAAGTCTGATGCTGAGATTAATTGGAAAAATGGCTTTGTGTCTCACTCAGCAAAACCTAGTAATTCACCACAACCAATGAACTATGCAACGTTTCAACCTGGACCGGTTGGTGGTGCTGCTGCTGGTAATAAGCAAATTGATCCTCCTCAACAGGGTTCCAAGGGTAGAGTCGAGCTGATTCCTCAGGCATATGCTTTCTCTTTTGGTTCAAATGCTTCTGCAACCCCAGTGCTCAACTTCTCATCCATGGCGCAGAGCACCGGTATGTTTCAGATGCTTCCTGACATGTCTATGAATGCTAACCAGAAGAATTTCCAGACGTCCGAAGTGAAGTCTGTAGCCAGCGGTGGTCAATCTTTTAACTACTCGAGATCAGATTGCTCAGAGATATCAGCCCTCTCCACCATGGGACCTCCCAAGTTTGATGGTTTAGCTCGAAATATGAATTTTCTTCCATCCTCCCTCAGCGGCAGCCAAACATTTCAGACGTCGTCTGGTGTTTCTGCCCCGAATTTTCAGCAGCATCAGCTGATTCAAGTCCAGGATCACCACATGCATCAAATGCATTTAGGGCGAACAGGTCAAGTTAAGTCTTCAACTCCTCACGACATTCATGGCTCTTTCCCTATGTTAGCGCCAAATGAGGCTCCATCGTTCCACGCCAAATGGGAGAATTTCCCTAGAAGCGCAGCTCCTGAGTCTGCCACCTCAAACATCCCTCAACTCAAATATTCTCAAGGCCAAACTCATATAAGTTTTGGTAATGGTCCATTTCAAGGACACCATCAGTTTGTGATGAAGAGCGAGTCTTCCATGTCAAGAAATGCGTCTTCCGTGGGCTCAACAACTCCACCACTAGCCTCCCAAGAGGGAGAAGGCCAGAAGTCGTCATCCCCTGCTTGCAGACGGAACGTGCCATCGATTCTAAGCACATGTCCCAGCCAACTGCCGGAGCTCAAGTACTGA
- the LOC131016245 gene encoding LOW QUALITY PROTEIN: fatty-acid-binding protein 1 (The sequence of the model RefSeq protein was modified relative to this genomic sequence to represent the inferred CDS: deleted 1 base in 1 codon) gives MVSFRFPFSFTQPPTPPPSAASNASPRPLSLALSVAAAALSIAGSGIAISQNPDSPLARTALNYLVSNRGSLCPMWGSLYLSGNASPVSEPRTGASFPSVLRDSQRLLGIGLRRKAVLGLKNIDVYAFGVYADDADVKKFLGEKYRDVSATELKGNENLKEDLMECDVSMTIRLQIVYGRLSIRSVRSAFEESVGSRLQKFGGSETKELLQRFTAQFKDEYKLPKGSIIDLSRERDYVLRTTIDGKEAGCIQSKLLCRSILDLYVGNEPFDQQAKQDVVVSLASLLGK, from the exons ATGGTATCCTTCCGCTTCCCCTTCTCGTTTACTCAGCCTCCAACTCCGCCCCCCTCCGCCGCCTCCAATGCCTCGCCTCGCCCCTTATCTCTCGCACTCTccgtc gccgccgccgctttaTCGATCGCTGGATCTGGCATTGCCATCTCACAGAACCCCGACAGCCCGCTTGCTCGAACCGCATTGAATTACTTGGTTTCTAATAGAGGTAGCCTTTGCCCGATGTGGGGCTCTCTTTATCTCTCCGGAAATGCGTCGCCGGTCTCTGAGCCGAGGACTGGAGCGTCATTTCCTTCTGTTCTCAGAGATTCCCAGCGGCTTCTCGGAATTGGCCTGCGGAGAAAAGCCGTTTTAGGGTTGAAGAACATCGATGTCTATGCTTTTG GTGTATATGCTGATGATGCCGATGTAAAGAAGTTTCTTGGTGAGAAATATAGAGATGTTTCTGCTACGGAATTAAAGGGAAATGAAAATTTGAAGGAGGATCTTATGGAGTGTGATGTTAGTATGACTATTAGGCTGCAGATTGTGTATGGAAGATTGAGCATTCGTTCTGTTCGTAGTGCTTTTGAAGAGTCTGTAGGCAGCAGATTACAGAAGTTTGGGGGATCGGAAACCAAAGAACTGCTACAAAG ATTCACAGCTCAATTCAAAGACGAATATAAACTACCCAAGGGCTCCATCATTGATCTGTCTAGGGAGCGGGACTATGTTCTTCGCACAACTA TTGATGGAAAGGAGGCTGGATGCATCCAGAGCAAGCTCTTGTGTCGATCAATCCTGGATCTGTACGTTGGCAACGAACCATTTGATCAACAAGCCAAACAAGACGTCGTGGTGAGCTTGGCTTCTCTCTTGGGAAAATAG